The Tribolium castaneum strain GA2 chromosome 3, icTriCast1.1, whole genome shotgun sequence sequence aaaaacatcaGACATTATGCTGTTgaaccaaatttaaaatagttatttgtacgCCAaggcaataaaattaaatttttatggcttttttctttaaattaaagAGTTATGCAACCGTCGTTGCACACGCGCACATTTGGTGGTCTATGACGAGATGCATGACCACAGATATCTGAAGGTAAGGGTATAAAACGagctacaaataaaacggTCCCGTTCTTGATAGTTCCATTAATATCGTCAGAGAGCGCTGTTGTTCTACGACTGACATACAGATTACTGCCAAAGTTTTCAGTTCAGAGAAAAATATTTGGGCAGATAgggcattaaattctcaatagtaagacTTTATCataaaaagttcaaacttttaccaatttgcactctgtgTTTTTTCGGCCGCTACTGCTATTACTGTAACCATTTTTTTAGAATGATGTTTAGatttattatcaaatttttgttttatgggGCTCTCACGTTTCAAACAACacgtgaaaaaattgttttgttcaaaattgtctttcgaaaaaatattaaaccaGAAAAAGATTTGGAAAGCTTATCACAAACACAAATACGTTTGTAGTGAAAGATTTTTTCACTTAGTCTTGACGAGTGTATAAGACTAAAGGAAAGACTGAGGCAGAAATAAAGAAGGAACGCAGAAAATGGAAAAAGCAAAACACAATTGAAATAACATTTATTTCCTTACACCTTACACAATTATCACTCAGCAAACTTACCACCAATGGGacaattttcttcattttgccAACACCATTCGGGTTCAAGAGCGTCCGAATTTATGCCCAAACTAATCAGTCTTTCCCTTTGCACCAAAATTCTTTGCTCGGCTTCTCTCCATGTATTCGTGGGTTCACTCCAGAGTACTTCACCTAAAGCCGCCGCTCGCGGCCACAGCCGAGTATCAACACTCGCACTATCGGCCTGTTCGGTCCAAAGAGCGGCTTCGGCCCCCAAAACTTGCCCCTTTTTATCGccttaaaacaacaattacaaCGTTATTCCTTAAACTAAAAGAACACTACCGGCGATTTTGGCTGGTTTATTCTCGTAGACTTTCTGCCATCCGATATATGGCGAGCACCAGTTATTACCATCGGTGACCCAGCCGGCGAAGCCGCAGTCAAAATAGAGAGCGTCATAATTACTCAAAATAACTCTGTAGCCATTATCGAGCAAATTTCTGACTTGTGGGTCGCTCCCAGTCGTCCATATTTGAATAATGTATTTATCGCTAGGTAAATTCTCGAGATACTCTTTCTGAGTCAAAGTACTCGTCCACAAAATGACAGGAATTTCTTTCCCTGCTTTTTTGTATAAACGAGTCAAGGATTCGTTCTGGAACATGTCCCAAAGCTTGATGAAATCTCCCTCAGAGCGGCCCCAACCCTTTTGGTCTTGCATCCATTGCACGATGCTGGGAGTGGAGTTCCAGCAGCCCAGGTGGACCTCGTCGCCACCCATATGGAAGAGAGGGGGTTTGAATTGCTTCAACATGTCGCCGTATAAAGCTAAAACAATCAAAAGCTTGATCTCTTTATCACTCAACGACAGCTATAATGCACTAACAATCTTTTTGATAAATCTGaactttaattattaaaacaaaaaaagaaacgcGCTTTTGATGTTGAAATCATTCGTGTGTCTAATCAGAAAGTGGTTGGATTATGCGAGAGCGGATTAACTTGATTGGGGACTTTTAGACACAATTACTTCAAAAAGAGGAAAATGACTTTTTAGAAAAGAtttctgtttttgatttttaacaaacagTGTCTAGCTGGTAACAAAAGTAATCGtatcaagaaaaaataaattaatacagaaaattaaaaaagttttaattacctatacgtgaaaaaataatgtctATAAAGGGTCGCTAATAGGTCTAGATACAGCATACAGCTatattcataatttttagcGCCCCGGTATAAATTTGCGTTTTGACTTTTCATgaaattcattaattatttttcagtgTTCTAATTCATTATTGACAATTTATGATAAATGATAATGTTGCTTTAGTTTCTATCACtgtatcattttttaaataatttttaacatattttaacaattttttttgtaaaaaaaagaaacataaTAGCTGGGCATAGACACACAGATTAATCCGTGAAATCTGTAGATTTGGAACACCGCGGCTCTAACGTGCAATTTTATGTTTATCTGGAGGCGCTAAAACGGtcattaatataaaataaaaatcctcGAATAATTTTCCTAAGTACAATaccgttttttcttaaataaacgTGTCAAATAGTTTTAACGTTAGCACTACAAGCAAATTCGTTCGTAGTAATTTTAATAGAATAAGTtgacagtttttatttttgatttatatgTTTTGGAAAATGTTTTGAAATGAAACCACAGAAATAGGGGCAAACACCTACCCACAACAGTTTTTGTAGATGTGGAGACAAGAGTGTAAAAACTAAGGTCAAAAAGACCACCGCTGAAATTTAGATGCTATAATTATGTAGAAAATTAAGATTTGCTTAAATATTCACCAATTTTTAGTAAGAAAgtgacaaaaatgcaaaataatcctGAATGAGACCAAAAGCAATCATACATAAGAGTTTGGTTGCGAGCATTTGACaaaggaaaataaatttagaatCAGAATTCcaccgaatatttttttccgtATAAACGCGtcttttcattaaatttttttactattatatCATTGTGCAATCTATCTCGTTTACTATATATTAGTAAGGAATTAATTCTGTATTGGAACTTCTGGTACTTGATAACAACGCGTCCAAAGAGTAGAAGTGCATCCAAAATCCATAagtgtttttgacaaaacttgACATAAACGTATTTTtgtgttggtaacattttaagccttctttctAACAACTAAATCAtagatttttaaaacacgcttcccatagcaacgtgttttaaattaaaatgttccaacaaaaaaaagtctaaaaaaCACTCATGCGAAACTGCataactcgcatacgctcggtgcataacgacagccctcgaactttaagcttgtgttttcgctctcgtattattattaactattttttaacaaaatttttaggtacataaacaataaataaacaaaatttgtggCTATTACGATGAgcagcaaatatttttttcactaaaattttgaCATAGAGAAGCATTAAAGAAGGCCGTTTAAAAAAACGAGGATTATTCATTGACTGCTATCAAATTTATACTAATATTCAcattaattgtaaaataagtCTAAAAATTCAAAGAAATTGCTTTCTTCCTTTATTATAATGGCTGACCTTAAATTGACCAATCATATCCAAAAacctaatttttcaataaatcaaaaaatttgaagtgACTAGTTTTCTCCATATTTCTATTTGTAGGCAACCattttaaagttgtatttaaagtaaaatttaaagcCAATTGTATAGACAATAAAGAAAAtcggttttaaataaattaacattgcatttaattaaaaatttaattggtaTTTTCACtgattttgtaaacaattacTATTGAAGTATTGGAAGTGAATCCAAAAAACAGAATCTGTCTTAATCTAACTTAATAGACGGGACactttatacaaatttttagagtttattttcagtttttatgaacagtatctgtaaaagttgtttttttttaagaacttAGTCCCAGTGAAACTGTTTACAACATACAATTAGAGCCACATTtgtagataaaatttaaaattatgcagcaaaaaaagaaaaaaaaaacaaattgatgacggTTGGTACACAAAAAAACTTCACATTTTGATGTGAAtatgtatgtaaattttagaagccaaactaatttaaccttaatatattttttcctaaatgCTGAAATATCATCTAATATCTGATAACAGTGATAAccgtaaaaattaatagtacctattattattatagatagtataataattaaaattaaaatctgatATGAATTCAATTAATAAATCAATACATTTCTGACCCGAAAATTACCTTCAATAGCGTCGTACAGCTTCTCTTTGGTGGGGTCCAGCTGGCCACACGGCGGCTCCACACAGTAGTTCGACCAGGGCTTGGCGTTAAAACAGACCACGAAATCCGTGTTCTGCCACCCCTCACCAACGTGAGCTGGGGCGTCAAATTCCGGAATAACCCTAACACCCCTCTCCAGACCATATTCCACAATTTCAGCCACTTCTTCCGGAGCGTAAACCTTCTTGGGCGAATACGCCCCGTATTTGGTCAAATCTGGCAAACTTTCAGCAGTAAAGGGAAAGCTATGACTATCCGTGATATGCCAGTGGAAACTGTTCAGTTTCGAAGCGGCCATCCCGTCAAGTGTTCTCTTTATAACATCAACAGTGACGAAATTCCGGGAAGTATCCAGAGCTATCCCTCTGTACTGATACGCCGGCTCGTCGGTAATACTCACATCGTTGGGCATCAAAAGCTGGTCCCTGAGATCATCGTAAATGATCAATTGGTTCAGAGTCTCCAGCCCGTGCCGCCCCCCGAAGACATTATCAGCGATGATTGTGGCGTTCAGACGCCCATCGGCCGTCTCAGCGACCGTCAAAGCGTAGGATTCTTTCGTATCTAGGTTGAGTTCCTTAAGATCGGGGTCGATAAGCTTGTAATTAATTTCCAGCGTTTTTCCCCCATCTGCAAGTCTCAGTTTTCGGGGCACCAGAGCTTCGATTTGGTTTCTGAACCGTTTTGTCGCCCCCGCCATGATTTTATGCGCTGCTGTTTCAAAAGTAAGCCCCCCTGTGTTTATACTGTTGATATTGACTTTGACCAGGGTGGTCCCTACGTGGACTTCGCCGGTGGGTTTGGGCCAAAGGGCTGCGGCTTCGGAGCAAAACAGACGACATGCGGGGAGACTCAAACCTGTGGCTTCAGTGTCGGGGGTAATGGGGGCCTTCTGGCAGTAGTTGCTCTTGCATTCCCAGCGCCATGCTCCATTTAAGGCGCTACAAATCGATTATTATTTGGGGTTTTTGGGGGTGTGTTTTTACCTGATATTTTTGAGTAGCGCGAGGAAAAGTAAATATGTGGCTAATGAGTGCTTCAtctgtaaaaaagtattggTTTAATGAAGTTGATGACCCCACGGGTAAACAAGATGTGGTAGAACTTGTTTGCGAATTGTTTGGGATGGTTCTGTGCGAGGATGGAGAAGATACGCGAATTTATCGTTTAGTTTATCAACAGGAGATAAAATATGTTTTGAATTGTTCATTGTTTATTTGCCACAAGTAGAAAGGTAAACTGAATACTTACTCAAGCGTTTTTTCGTATAAACTAACGTTTTactttaagttttttagtGTAAGAAAAGAATTCTTGaaagatttaaatatttattacacataaataagaaaataatgtgcAACTCTTTTTCAGACGAGAAATCTGATGAAGCTGACATTAGATGACAAGATAATGACATTATTGGAAATTAATTTGTCTAGATTATCAAAACGTCAAaaagcaacttaattcgaaacAGTAAATGGAAACATTAAAAAGCTCAACAT is a genomic window containing:
- the Hexo1 gene encoding hexosaminidase 1 precursor, coding for MKHSLATYLLFLALLKNISALNGAWRWECKSNYCQKAPITPDTEATGLSLPACRLFCSEAAALWPKPTGEVHVGTTLVKVNINSINTGGLTFETAAHKIMAGATKRFRNQIEALVPRKLRLADGGKTLEINYKLIDPDLKELNLDTKESYALTVAETADGRLNATIIADNVFGGRHGLETLNQLIIYDDLRDQLLMPNDVSITDEPAYQYRGIALDTSRNFVTVDVIKRTLDGMAASKLNSFHWHITDSHSFPFTAESLPDLTKYGAYSPKKVYAPEEVAEIVEYGLERGVRVIPEFDAPAHVGEGWQNTDFVVCFNAKPWSNYCVEPPCGQLDPTKEKLYDAIEALYGDMLKQFKPPLFHMGGDEVHLGCWNSTPSIVQWMQDQKGWGRSEGDFIKLWDMFQNESLTRLYKKAGKEIPVILWTSTLTQKEYLENLPSDKYIIQIWTTGSDPQVRNLLDNGYRVILSNYDALYFDCGFAGWVTDGNNWCSPYIGWQKVYENKPAKIAGDKKGQVLGAEAALWTEQADSASVDTRLWPRAAALGEVLWSEPTNTWREAEQRILVQRERLISLGINSDALEPEWCWQNEENCPIGGKFAE
- the Hexo1 gene encoding hexosaminidase 1 isoform X1, whose translation is MKVSQSTVMKHSLATYLLFLALLKNISALNGAWRWECKSNYCQKAPITPDTEATGLSLPACRLFCSEAAALWPKPTGEVHVGTTLVKVNINSINTGGLTFETAAHKIMAGATKRFRNQIEALVPRKLRLADGGKTLEINYKLIDPDLKELNLDTKESYALTVAETADGRLNATIIADNVFGGRHGLETLNQLIIYDDLRDQLLMPNDVSITDEPAYQYRGIALDTSRNFVTVDVIKRTLDGMAASKLNSFHWHITDSHSFPFTAESLPDLTKYGAYSPKKVYAPEEVAEIVEYGLERGVRVIPEFDAPAHVGEGWQNTDFVVCFNAKPWSNYCVEPPCGQLDPTKEKLYDAIEALYGDMLKQFKPPLFHMGGDEVHLGCWNSTPSIVQWMQDQKGWGRSEGDFIKLWDMFQNESLTRLYKKAGKEIPVILWTSTLTQKEYLENLPSDKYIIQIWTTGSDPQVRNLLDNGYRVILSNYDALYFDCGFAGWVTDGNNWCSPYIGWQKVYENKPAKIAGDKKGQVLGAEAALWTEQADSASVDTRLWPRAAALGEVLWSEPTNTWREAEQRILVQRERLISLGINSDALEPEWCWQNEENCPIGEDANDEDDPNSGNASENSITILLLVVTVIFLSINNNN
- the Hexo1 gene encoding hexosaminidase 1 isoform X2 — protein: MKHSLATYLLFLALLKNISALNGAWRWECKSNYCQKAPITPDTEATGLSLPACRLFCSEAAALWPKPTGEVHVGTTLVKVNINSINTGGLTFETAAHKIMAGATKRFRNQIEALVPRKLRLADGGKTLEINYKLIDPDLKELNLDTKESYALTVAETADGRLNATIIADNVFGGRHGLETLNQLIIYDDLRDQLLMPNDVSITDEPAYQYRGIALDTSRNFVTVDVIKRTLDGMAASKLNSFHWHITDSHSFPFTAESLPDLTKYGAYSPKKVYAPEEVAEIVEYGLERGVRVIPEFDAPAHVGEGWQNTDFVVCFNAKPWSNYCVEPPCGQLDPTKEKLYDAIEALYGDMLKQFKPPLFHMGGDEVHLGCWNSTPSIVQWMQDQKGWGRSEGDFIKLWDMFQNESLTRLYKKAGKEIPVILWTSTLTQKEYLENLPSDKYIIQIWTTGSDPQVRNLLDNGYRVILSNYDALYFDCGFAGWVTDGNNWCSPYIGWQKVYENKPAKIAGDKKGQVLGAEAALWTEQADSASVDTRLWPRAAALGEVLWSEPTNTWREAEQRILVQRERLISLGINSDALEPEWCWQNEENCPIGEDANDEDDPNSGNASENSITILLLVVTVIFLSINNNN